The window ccaTTTTATAACTTTTGTTGATGTATAAAAAAATATTTGTGTTTTCAAAATTGGTTCAGGATTATAAAATTAGTCACGGTTTCAGAATTTTCTTATCTATATTAAAAAATGATCGGTATCTTGAAAAATTGTTGCCATGTTCGATTTTTATAAACATTCAAAACTAGTCAGAAATTATGAAAAAATGGTCGCTTTTCCAAACATTTGTTTGCAATTTCAATATTTTGCTCGAATTTTGGAAATTcgttcatgatttttttttcaagtGTTAAGTTTTAGCACTGCATTTAGTTCTTTAACCCACGCGCTTTACATTTGTCACTAGAGATCGATAGCCGCAGTTGCTAGCAGCACGCGTGCAATAGTTTCTTTTTCCTGATAAAATACGCGACGTTAGTGGGCGGTCCCAAGTTTGATCCCAGCAGGCGCGCTCCTTTTTGGGTATTTCTCGACCTCGGGCCAGCCTAGGTCGGCGGCCCCTTATGCGGCCGATTGATAGATTGGGCCTCTACGCGGGCTTCTCAGCACTCTTGGTAAGTTTCAATTTTGTTTAAGAAAACGTATTGTTTGTTACCCCTACAAAAAACACATATCGTTTATTAATAATGCCACATGGCTTTTTTACATCAAATCGCACCAACTTATATACGCTCGACGTGCGATAATCAACAAGCCAAGGCATCAACAAGCAGAGGGTGAAGCATCGATTGAACGTAAAGGCATTGAGTGTGAGACAGTATGTTTGTGCTGTGGGAGACTAGATGAGGATGGTGGGCACTTATTTATAAGACATGCAAAGAAAATCTACGAAGCATGCTTTGGCAGTGATGGAAAACGAGGATGGTGTGTGGTGGGAGACTAGATGAGCATGGTGGGCACTTATTTGTGAGACATGCAAAGAAAATCTACAGGCGATGAGGGCTCAAATTTTTAGCGACATTGCTGAGCCTGTTGGGTGGTTCCAGGTGAAACAAGCACCGCTTGGGTGCGGGCTGCGTCATGCTAATGAAAGAAAGATGTGCATGCGTAAGGAAAATCAAAATTAAGCCTGCCTATAAATACAATGGGAAAATAGGCTGCACTGCAGTAATTTTTTAATCCTTCTGATGGTACAAATTATTAGTCCGGTTTTATAAGAGGAGAAAAACGCACCAATTGATCAGCTTTTGATGATATGCATTCTTCTATACCTCCGTGCTCGTCTCCCTATCGTATTTGGATGCTGTCCTGCTGCGCTGATGGACGTTTTGATGGACACACCAATTTCTCtctcttagagcatctacaatcgGACCCCTCGTATCCATTTCAAACGCCCAAGCAGGCCGTCCGTCAATGACCGGTCAAAAAAATGCGACCCAATTAGACCCCTCATATCCGTCTTAAACGCCCGGACTGACCGACACCTCTCATATCCATCTCAAATATGAGGACGACATGAGGGCTTGCGGACGCGCCCGGGCACGCGCGGTCAGTCCGGCCGCCACGTATGACGCGACACCACCCGGACCacattttctctttttttattcatTCTATTCTTTCTCTCTCTTCTTCACCAATCACGTGCAAGTGACCGGACATATGAAAAATATAAGAAGTACAACTGCGCGAACGAAAAAATATGGGCTGAAAACGGATACGCCCGGCCACTGACCGGGCACGTCCGTGAGCGTTTGAGGAGTTAAATTAGAGACACGTGGTTGAAGATGCTCTTACAAGGTTGATGCATTTCTTTATGTGTGCATGCATCAAGTTTAGATGAGACAGGGATGCTGACGATCAAGCTCGTCACGTTGGAATTGATCACATTGATTGTGAATAGATGGGCAACGTAACCACCATCAGCAATGGTGTCAAACGGATCATAACAGATGGATTGCTTGGTCCGCTCAAGAAATATTGTTTTCTCATGTTGCAACGCACGAGCACATTTGCTAGTAAATACTACCtccgttcctttatataaggtgtatttgtttttttTATAAAATTCTACAATGTAAGGTGCATTTGTTCTAATTTTTCGTAATTTCAATCTTGGCCCTCCAGAAAAAAGAAAGTACTTTCCCCCTGATTGCATGTATCTCTTTGTAGagaaagaaaaggaaactatCTCTCTCCCGATTGTGTGTATCTTTTTCTTTCCTAGCCTAAATGATTTATTTGCCGCTAATTTACAAATTAGAGAAGGGCAATTTTGTACATAATTATGTTCCTTGGTCACCGTGCTGAAAATAATACACCTTAGATAAAGGAATGGAGGAAGTAATATATATCACGTAAGGGCATCTTTAACGGCAACCCACAAATTTTCTCCCGTATCCCTCCGCGGATAGGGGGACCAGTTCGCGGACATGGAAATGGAAGGCCATCATCCAACACTGCCCGCATACATTAGGTCAACAATTCAAACTAATTAGATGAAATTTGATCAAACCGGACGATTTCATTGAAGTTTGGACATAATTTACATAAAATATCGATATTTTGACCGTttaacaaaaaaactaaaaaatagcCTAAACCCTACACCAGACGACCACCTCGTACGCGTGGCCATCCTGCCCTTCCGCGTGCGCCGTCTCCCTCGGTACCCTCGTCGTCATCATCGCTGTCGTAGTGGTGGTCGCGGGCGGCAACTCCTATTTAACGGCGAGGCGGTGGCAGTGTGGCAGCGACGATGGCATGTCCATGCGACCGTACCGGCTCCTTGGCGGGAACGACGGCTCCTCCTTGACCCAGCATCCGATCTGGACACGGCGGCGGTGTAGGGGTGAGGCCGGCTCCTCCTTCACGCGGCGTCCGATCTGAACGCCACGGTTGTGCTGGGGCGAGGCCGGCTCCTCCTTCACAGGACGGAGAGGGGACGTGGGCTCGCGCTTCATGGGGTGGTGCGGTGGGGACGACGGCTCCTCCTTCACGCGCGTTGACGATGGCGGCGATGGGCCCATGTAACGGAGAGACCGCTCTGCCATCATCTCGATCCGACGGACGAAATATCCGTCTGTTAGAGCGGCCTCCTTGAGGAGTCGGGACGGCTGCTGCGGCGGCGCCCGGTCGTCCTCGTCACCGGAGGAGATGAATACCTCCTCCTTGGTGGAGGAGCCGGCCGCCGTGGGCACCGACAGGGCGGGAGAGCGTGGGTGACGGTGCCAAGAACCGCCAGGGGAGGAGCTTCCGTTTACTCACCTGCCGATGCGGAGCACCACGACTTCGGCATCAACTCAGCTGGGGGCGAAGAGGAGGGGCTCGGGCATGGATACGGGGGAGGGAGGGGACCGTTGCTCCGGGAGGGGGAGTGCAGCTCTATACATCGCCGGCGCACGGCTTAAATAGCCGCGGCGAGGCCCAGGCGAAGGGGCGGTCAGCCCGCTTTAATGCGGTGTAGCGGTTGGAGGTGGTTCCTCGAGACGCGCCATCCACATTTAATCGGCGACGCCTGAGAGGTCACGTCCGTCAGTGCCGCCCTCCCGTCTGGTCAGATCGTGCATCAATGTCGGCCGTTGCATGCTCTGGGCCAGCATGAATACGGCGCAACAAGCGGTGCAGCGCATGGGATTGAAAGCACGGGAGGGGCAGGTGGGGGTTTTTGGGTGGGCCAGCCTAGTCAGAAGCGGACGTGGGAGCGGTCCGGACTTCTGCAAAGCCCCACGTTTGTCTCGAGTTTGCGGGAGAAAATACGTCTGAACCGCACTACAGACCGGACCGTGCCCCGGAGGGATGCGGAAGGTTTGAGGTCCACGTTGGAGATACTCTTTTATAAAATGTAGCTAATCGACGGGCTAGAAAGAAAGACGGGCAAACCCGGCCGTGCATACTGTGGAGGATGCAAGCGCCTCCACGTAGCATCGCCTCCATGCGAGCTTGGGCCTTgggcgcacgcacgcacgcacacgtCGTCGTCGGTGTAGGTGCTGCGCATGTACGAAGATTTGGAAGCCATGGTGATCCGGACGGTTGGTTGTCCCGTCGCACGGTCTGGAGGAGCCCGGGCACCCGGCCGGACGGGCCACCACGCAGCGTGTGAATCTACGTGAGTCCGGACCATGCACAGTCCAGGCTCCCGGTGGGTAgggtactccctccgtcttaaATACTCGTATAAGTTTTTTAGAAATATAAACTACATATAAAGCAAAATGAATAAATTTACAATTTAAAATATATCTATATACATGTGTATGCAGTTTTTATTGAAAAATCCTATTTAGAAATGGAAGGAGTAGATATACACATATACACTGTGTGTGCATATAAATTAGGAAACAGAGTcgatacatacatacatacatacatgcatacatacatacatacttGAGATGACAAGGAAGACGGACTgacatgtcatcatgcgcatttgTTTCACCCTGAGTGTGTTGGGAAGGGGACAGGACGGGAGGGAGGGAGACACGCCGAGGATAAGCAGGAAGCGTGCGTACGCTGGGAAAAGATAGAGCCagaaatgcatgcatgcatgggcgGAAGGAAGTGAAGCACCTACCGCTACGTACGTAGTACTACACTTGGCGCTACGTTGACATCACCAGTTTTGTTACGTTGGAGAGCTGCCAAGGCGGCCGGGGAGTGTGCCCGGCCGGCCGGCCGCCCGACACTTGTCCTGGCACCTAGGAGGAAACGGCCCCGGGGCAAGGGGTCGGTGGTCGACACTTGGTGTGCCAACCGGATTAGATCGACATGCATGGGGTCGACGACCGATGTGACCCCTGCACGGCAGGGCTATAGCCTGGCTATCGTGGATGTCATGTGTATATCCATTGAGGACTTCAATGCGTGTGTCTAGGACTATCCTTTGGATGCTCACGACATGCATGTATATGTATGGTTGGGGTATGGTTGTAGGTCTTCTTGTTGTGTGGGTCATATGGGTGCGTGTGTGTGGACAAATAAGGATTTGACCAGTTAAGCGTCTGCTTTTCTTATTTAAATCACAGTTGATCCTTTTAATTGTCGGATCTTCTTAATACATTGGTTCACGCTTTTTAATTTCTCATGATCTCTTCTTTACACGATAATCGCGTTGTGTTCTCTTCTATTAaaattttgttttgttttctcgTCCATGGATGAACACCCAACTCTGGTTGTCAACTGTTGCCGCTCTTATAGAACACGGTGCACTGGATAGCTTGGGAAAAGCTTGTTCTGCCAAAAGCGCAAGGAGGACTTGGGTTCAGGGACATGCATAGTTTTAACATGGCGATGTTGTCTCGACAGGCATGGAGGCTTATACAACAGCCTGACACTCTATGCGGCCGACTCCTAAAAGCTCGGTATTTCCCCAATACCCATGCTCTAGCTGCTGAGCCGAAGGACGGCATCTCATACGCATGGAGAAGCATGCTGCGAGGGCTTGGTCTTGTCCGCGAAGGATATATATGGCGTATAGGAGATGGTGTCGATGTTAAAATCTGGTCGGATCCATGGATCCCTCGTCCATGGTCCAGAACCGTAAACACACCGAGGGGAAACAATCTGTTGGAGAGGGTCAGCGATCTAATCAACCCAGCCACTGGACGGTGGGATGTGCAGCTTGTACGGGACACGTTTTGGGCGGATGACGCATGTCTTATACTCCAGATACCGTTGAGAGAGGGTGTGCACGACTTCATTGCCTGGCAGTTTGACAGCAAGGGGGCTCATTCAGTCAAGAGTGCTTATAAACTCTATGAGGTAAAAAGGCAGAAGAAGAATGGAGGGCAAGGGATGAGCAATCATGCACCGGGGAATCTGGATTCTTGCAAGGATGATTCGTGGAAGAGGATCTGGAAGCTACCATGTCCAAGAAATGTGCAGATGTTCACATGGAGAGTGAAGCATGAGTCATTAGCACTCCTGACTAACATGCACAAGCGAGGGCTGAAGGTGGAGAGCACGCGCTGCTTATTTTGTGGACGGGCTGATGAAGATGGAGCTCATCTCTTCATTAAGTGCAAGGCAGTCAAGGAGGGGTGGAGGGAACTGGCGCTCGAGGGTGAAAGAATTAAGCTTGAACAGATTCCATCCGTGCATGCGATGCTGGACTTTTTGTGGGGAGTAGATGAGAAGAAACGCATGCACATTCTAACCTACTGGTGGCATTGGTGGAGTGTGCGCAACAAGCTGAGGAAAGGGGAGCCCGTAGCGCCGGCAAAAGAAATAGCGAGGCGAACACGCAGTGCTGTCATGGAATATATGCAAGTCTATATCAACTCACCAAAGAAAGCCTGTCTGGACAAATGGACTGCCCCGTCCGATGAGATGCTGAAAATCAACGCGGATGGATCATTTGCTCCGGGAGAAGGACATGCGGGGTGGGGCGTGGTGGCGAGAGACTCGGCGGGGAATATTGTGGCAGCCAGGGCTGGACGACAAGATCATATACAGGATGCCTTTGCGGCGAAGGTTGCTGCACTGTCAAATGCCGTGGCCCTTGCAGCCGACCTGGGGTGCCTGAGAGTCAACTTCGAGACGGACTCACAACTGTTAGTTGAAGCTATGGACTTCAGGAAACCAGACTCGTCAGCAGCGGCAGTCATTGAAGATACCAAGTTTCAGTTAAAAATGTGGTTCTCTAAGCATACAATTTCTGTTTGCCGCCGTAGTGCTAATGCCGTAGGGCATGAGTTAGCCAATACTGGCCGTTTGTACCCAGTAGAACATGTCATGCACTGGGAGTCTGATGTACCAGCCCATGTGGCTGCTTGTGCCTCGAGCGATATGCCTGAGCACCGTTAAGTTATAAAGCTTTGCTTTGATCTAAAAAAAAAAACTGTTGCCGCTCTTATGACAACAATATTGTACGGCTTCGAGGTTTCTTCTCTCAACTCCACTAATGTTACAACCATTATGTCATTGGACGGCTCCACCTCGAAACCCAAACCACTCGACAAGGGCTCTTCTTGGTCCTGTCTAGCTCAGAATCCATCGACCGTGTTAGGTTGATATATCAACTCGATCAAAATCAAGACAGAACCACAACAAATATACGGTACTACACTCTCCGTTCACAAATACAAGATGTTCTAACTTCTTTGTAAAATGAATGCATATAGACACATTTTAGCATGTCTGTTCACTCATTTCTATCCGTATGTAATTCATATTAAAATAcacaaaacatcttatattttgaacagagggagtaatacCTAAACTAGCCACTAATGGATATTGATATATCAACTCTAGATAGAAACATAAGGAAAAATACATTTCACCCACCTAAGAACTTTTACTTGCTCACATTAAATTGGAACCGCTCAGTAGGAAGCGACCTTGAATTTGATGCTTGTTTCTCCGGATTATGCGCGTGCAAAACAAGCATGCAGTTTCTATATGCATACACAGTTGCACACATTGGGCTGGCATCGATCCATGGATCAGACTGTACTGTGTTTATCTACAAGAAAAATGCATGAGCGCCATATGATGCAACACCGACGTGAGGATCGGTGACGTATCACGCAGTAAGTACATGTAAGCAAAGTTTGTCAACGAAGCTATTTGCTATGCACTAGGTAGGCGGCTAAAAATAGAAACCGATCGATCAAGTGGCACACGACGCGGCTAGCAGGGCTGACATACGTGCACTGCTGTCATTGAGGCTGACATACGTGCTGGACATCACTGTTCTTGTGTTTCTTTCGGAGTGATGAGCTTTGTCTCCTGATAACGTTTTCATGATAAACATGTCGGGTTCCCCCACCCCACCCACTTTTTGAGAATAATAAAAAGTGTTCATTGACTAGTGCTGATCCGCCATCCCACACACGCCGACACACGGATTGTCAAACCATCACCGCACCTCAGTGCGCATTGCACAAGATTGCAGGAAAACATGTACGATGGGTTGCTCCATCGTATACTCCATCTcatcctaaatataagtcttttcaGAGATTTTAATTTGGACtgcatacgaagcaaaatgagtgaatttacactctcaactacgtctatatacatccgtatttagagcCTATTAAAATCTTTAAaaggacttatatttagaaacggagggtgTACAAGGTTTGTGTGGAAAGAAGCATGTGTGAAGGAGGGTGCCATCACACACAATTTGATAAAATAACACGATTAGTAACAATGATTAGTAACAATGAAATGTGTGCATTTGTGATTTCCGTAGCACATACTCCACgctccaaaataagtgtcgctaACATAGTACAACTTTATACTAAGTCAGCAACagttatgggacggagggagtatataattGGGTACAACGGAACGTGGGATGGGCATCCATCCCACACGATTAGTAACAACAAAAATGTGTAAATTTGTGGTTCTAATTCTACACAGTTGCTTACGAGAAAATGTGTCTGTTGTTGGCGCCCACAGCACATGGTTTGTTAAGGTGGAACGTGTGTGTTGGTTTGCCATCACAGAATCTGCCTATGGCATAATCGTGTGTGGTGTAGGTGTTCATTGCACACAGTTTGTTGTCGTGAACAATGTATAAGATACCTCCTCTATCTGAAAAAGCTTGTCCCAACcttgtccctcaaatggatgtatctagcaccaaCCATTCGAGGGACAGGTTtttttttcggacggagggagtaactgaTTATCAATATAGCAGGTTTGTTTTCTCATAATTTATCCTTGCAAGTAAATTGATCAGAATTTGAATCACAGCATAGGCACCAGAACATATTTCATATCCAACATATGTTCAACCACAATTGGATAAGTGACATCATAGTAGAACCATATGAATTAGTACAAAAATATACAAGGACTAAATTAAACAAGCACCACAATAGCACTTCACACTGGACATCTAAAACCTTCAAAAAGTAGCATCACAAACGGTGAACAAAAATATGAAGCTGATTCGGTAGGTTGTAGAAGACAAAGACCTATATATTTCTTCCTGGATGTTGAAGGTCTGCACAAATTCAGTCCAATACCTCCCTTCCGTCATGACCATACAAGTGATTCGCGAGGTAATCCATAGTGAACAATTTTGAAAAGCACTAAAATAAAAAAAAACATTTAGAAATTTTTGTTATCTACATAAATATACATTGTGCATAAGTAAAAACTAGGCAAGAATTGTATAATGTTTAAATCTTCCACAATAGGCTGAATACAGGGAGTGGTCATCCATTGGCGTTGGACTGAATTTGTGCAGACCTTCAACATCCAGGAAGAAATAATATAGGTCTTTGTCTTCTACAACCTACCGAATCAGCTTCATATTTTTGTTCACCGTTTGTGATGCTACTTTTTGAAGGTTTTAGATGTCCAGTGTGAAGTGCTATTGTGGTGCTTGTTTAATTTAGTCCTTGTATATTTTTGTACTAATTCATATGGTTCTACTATGATGTCACTTATCCAATTGTGGTTGAACATATGTTGGATATGAAATATGTTCTGGTGCCTATGCTGTGATTCAAATTCTGATCAATTTATCTCTTCCCCTTTGGGGGGTTTGTTGGGTGGCGACCAGACGGCCAAAGTTCAATGCACTTCGCCTTGTTTGGTCAGATGAAGATGAAAGTTGGCGTCCTCCTTCACGCTGGCTTGCTGATGAGGTtgaggtggtggtggtgcggcCGGTTTGGGGTCGATGgtggttggagcccttctttggCGGTGTTCTTCTTGTGTTCATGCTCCAGCGCTCTTCAGTGTGTCTCTGCTTGGCGATGTCAAGCGACTTCATCGGTGTGCACACAGGTGTCGTGGCGTCGTCTCGGCCTCGCGCAACCTTTCGAATGTGCCCCGCAGCGCAGGTGGTGTTGCGGCGTTGTGCAGTCTCGGTTTCGCGGTGCCTTTCGATTGCGTCGACGGTACAGTGTCATCGGCTTGTCTGCTTGGCGATGCCGACTTTGCCTGCGGTACACAGGCGCCGTGACGCCGTCTCGGCCTCGCGCAACCTTTCGAATGTGCCCCGCAGCGCAGGTGGTGTTGCGGCGTTGTGCAGTCTCGGTTTCGCGGTGCCTTTCGATTGCGTCGACGGTACAGTGTCATCGGCTTGTCTGCTTGGCGATGCCGACTTTGCCTGCGGTACACAGGCGCCGTGACGCCGTCTCGGCCTCGCGTGACCTTTCGAAGGCacccccgaggcagatgttgtcGTGGCGTTGTGCAGTCTCGGTTGTGTTAGGCCTCCGATTGCGCCGATGGTGCAATACCGTGGTTTTGTCTCGGCTGGCCAATGCCGTTCGATCTCACTGGTGGAGCTTCGTGTTGTGTCGGGGCGTGTCTTCCCTCTTTGTTCTCCCCTGTTTATATGTTGTGGTGTGTGTTGTTTTGCTTTATCTCTTCTCCTCCTGTGCCCCCCTGTAATTCTGGTTCACTTGAACCCATCTTGCAAAAGGCTGCCAAGCCTTGTAGGCAAATGAATACAATTCAGGTGGGggagtccccccccccccccccccccgaaaattcaaaaaaaaaaacattCCTAAGGGCTAACAATTATAAATCCCCACAAAGAAAGGGTGATATGCCAAAAAGAAATCAAGAGGCCTCCTGAAAGAGCTTTTTCGAGAATATGTCCTATCTATGAAGGTCAGATGTCAGTTTTGACAACTGGATATCTAACAAGTAGCGTTGGAAACAAATGGACTTGAGCGTCTGGCGCTTCAAATAGTGCTAGTGTGTTCCTTTGCTACTCGATATCACTAACAATGCGGGGTTGGGCCGTTGCGGACCCATGTGTTAGCGAGCAACCTTCCTATCAAGTTAGAAATAAATATGCATTTGAAATACAGATGTGGGCGAACTGTTAGAGCATCTCAAGCAGACCCTGTAAAATCCCAACCCGCATAAGTGTTTTGCAGCTCGCGGAAAAGTGCATATGCAGGCCAACGCGGGCGAGGTCAGACTCAGACCGCGTATAATCAACCCGTAAAAAAGAATATTCTCCGAATATACCAAACAGACCCACAACTTGCTTTTTTAGTCGTCCTCTTCCTCGCGTAAATCCGGCGGACAGGCGGACGAGGGAAAACGCGAAGCGAGcacggcgcgggcggaggccaggGCGGCGTGAGCGGTGGCCGGATCGAACGGCCGGCGC is drawn from Aegilops tauschii subsp. strangulata cultivar AL8/78 chromosome 1, Aet v6.0, whole genome shotgun sequence and contains these coding sequences:
- the LOC141039150 gene encoding uncharacterized protein, yielding MSNHAPGNLDSCKDDSWKRIWKLPCPRNVQMFTWRVKHESLALLTNMHKRGLKVESTRCLFCGRADEDGAHLFIKCKAVKEGWRELALEGERIKLEQIPSVHAMLDFLWGVDEKKRMHILTYWWHWWSVRNKLRKGEPVAPAKEIARRTRSAVMEYMQVYINSPKKACLDKWTAPSDEMLKINADGSFAPGEGHAGWGVVARDSAGNIVAARAGRQDHIQDAFAAKVAALSNAVALAADLGCLRVNFETDSQLLVEAMDFRKPDSSAAAVIEDTKFQLKMWFSKHTISVCRRSANAVGHELANTGRLYPVEHVMHWESDVPAHVAACASSDMPEHR